The nucleotide window CATCAATCGGTGAATAATGTAAAGCGCTATTTGCCTAAAGATGGACATGTGAGATCTTTGGTTATCACTGAGAAACAATTTGAAAATATGATGATTTTGGTTGGTGAAGAGGATAAAAATATAGAGTTATTGGGCGACAATCGAACGATTGAATTTTAGGCAGGGGTGATTGCTTGAATATGCGTTGGAACGTGAGGTCTGAAAATGTAGACCTCAATTTAAATATTTCAAACTATTGTTGTATATTTGATAATCACTCATTTAATGAAAAAGAGTTGTTGGATTTACTTGTGGGTTACTTTCAACCACGAAGTAAAGTGAAAAGTTTAGTTAGTATAAAAGAGATAGACAATCATTATGAAAACGTTACCGCGCACCATTATCAGTTTTTCAGTTTATCGACTGTCAATATACTAGCTGACACACAGCTGGGAAGCAAATCAATCCTTAAAAGGAAACTTAGACAGGATTTTTTAAATGAAATTGAATTCTCTGGATATTTACAAACTATTAATAGTTTGATCGAAGATGCCGTTCAACTAATTGAGACTGATCTGCCCATTGAGGTGAAAAAACTCGATGTGGATGGGCTGATTAAATTATTGGATGTTAATTTTGAGCTAAAAGAGAGTGCTGATTACGGGGTTATTTTTCACCAATTACAATTATTGCTGCCGATGATAACAAAAACAATATTGAAAACGAGCAAAGTACAACCATTAGTGATCTATTACTATCCCGAGCACATGTTGGGGCCGCGCCAACAAGTACAATTTAAGAAGATTCTGGACCAGTGTGCTGACAAGATGACATTCATCGTCTTAACAAAATCTCGGTATTTTCTCTCCAAGGATTTACTGAGTAATAATTTGATAATAAACGGTAAACAGCGTCTAACCAATGAGTATTTTGAGGAGATGGAATGGAATGCGCCGTTAGATTTTAAGAAGGAAGAGTTGGAACACACTTTTTCAAAGATCTTTAATACTTACGTGGTGAATCTTGAGACATATCCGACGATCTCAAATTATCAAATCGCAGATATTCAAGTGAACAGAGATATTGAACTATACGTACTCATTGATTTTATGGAGGAAATGGGGTTAGAATATAGTTTAGACATTGATTATTCTCTATTAAACCCTGTTATAGCAAGGTTTGTAGAGAAGTTTGGAAGGGCATGAAAAATTTTCACGACAGGTTTTAGCACTCTGCAGTTTTAGGTAGGTATGAGACTTGGAATGAGGTAAATCGAATGGAGAAGGAGTTTTAGCACTCTGCAGTTTTAGGTAGGTATGAGACAAAAAGGTTGATCGAAAATCAGTCGAACAAGTTTTAGCACTCTGCAGTTTTAGGTAGGTATGAGACCCGCCTTTAGATTTTTCATGCAATAAGGGTGTTTTAGCACTCTGCAGTTTTAGGTAGGTATGAGACTCTGGCGACGGTCATGGGCGACGTATTACGGTTTTAGCACTCTGCAGTTTTAGGTAGGTATGAGACCGGAAGATAATACAAATGCGTCCCCACAAGGTTTTAGCACTCTGCAGTTTTAGGTAGGTATGAGACAACAGGTAGGAAGGCAAGGGCAACGAGTAGGTTTTAGCACTCTGCAGTTTTAGGTAGGTATCAGACATGCGTTGGATTTCAATTCACGCACCCATGATTTTAGTACCCTGTAGTATTTGGTAGATATGAAAATTATCGGAAAGGCTGTAGAAGGGTGCTTTTCAGCCCCCTTCACCACTTGTTACGCCCTCGGCAATATTCTCCAAATGTGGCACATGCCCTTTCAACACACGTACTTCATAGATGTCTTTTTCCTCATAATAAACAAACCTGCCGTTATTAAAATCAGTATGGATGTGTTTATAAAATACGCCTTCGTGGGTGACGGTTGTGTCGTGATGGAAGGCAAGGTTGTATGTCCCGTCTTCCCGCCCGTGCAAAAAGGCATTTATTCCGTGTTCGTAATTCGTATCATCCTCATGATGATGTTTCGGCACAACTCTCACGTCTGCATGAGGGAGGTCCTTTAACAAACTGTCAAGTGTTGTGTTTCCCAAAAAGCGTCGCCACACACTTTCCACCATCTGTCCGATGATGATTTGAGTGGCCTTGATTTCTTTTGCCTTGTTTGCAATGACCTTTTTCACACGATAAGATTCGCTCTTAACCATAATCAAATCGGCGCCATAATGGTGCGAAATTTTTTTGAACAACGGCATACCGACAATTTTGTCGTGCTCATCGTCATGGGGCAAAGACCCGAACACCATAATGGTCAGAGGCGCTTCCAGCTTTAGGGCGAGCTTAAGGCCGCGGCGGATAAGTCGGATCCCAGATTCGCCGTGATTCACGCAGACCAAAATATGCTCATCGTGATGACTGTAATCCATGAAATTTCACTTCCTTCGCGCATCGTTAGAATTTGTGATCTATTATGCCCAGCCAAGGTTTGAGGTATACGGAAGGAAGCCGTTTATCGTGTTCTTATTTCGAAAGGATTTAATTCTATTTATTCAGAAAAGCACTTCCGAAGAGGTCGAACCGTAACACAGTTCGATGCGCTATGTTTATTAAGCGAAAAATTAGGTGATAATTGCGCTTATATACGCAAAAAGGTACAATTGAACAAAGGAGGTGTCCTTTTTGGCCATAAAAGGAATCGACAACTTGCCGATCGATGTATCTACGGAAGATGCTCTACGTATATTAAATGTATTAGCTGAGGTTAATGCTAAGTTAGGGAAGCTTGAGTCAGAATTTAAACACGCGATTGTAAGTCAGCCACTTATACAGATGTTATCGCTAAGCGAATCGGTGGAATCCACGAAAATTGAAGGAACCCAAGTTACATTCGCTGATATGGTTGAAGAAAAAGATAACAGAGAGCGAAGATGGGAGATCATTGAAGTAGAAAATTACCAATTTGCGTTACATGAAGGTTTCGCCAGGGTTCGTGAAGGTTATCCCATATCCACAAGACTGATCAGGGAATTACATCAATTATTAATGGAGGGAGCTAGAGGTTCGACGACCTCGTCAGGGCAATTCAGGAAAATCCAAAACTATATTGGACCTACGAATCGAATCGAGGATGCCACTTATATTCCCCCGCCTGCTCACGAAATTGATGACTACATGGCTAATCTTGAGAAATTTATTAATGGCGATACGAATAACCGAAAAAACGTAACAAAAGATCGATTTGCCATCCATGAAGGTTCAGACCCCCTTATAAAAACGGCCGTTATGCATGCCCAGTTTGAATCGATCCACCCTTTTCTCGATGGAAATGGACGGTTAGGCCGAATTTTAATTGTGCTATCGCTTGCGAAGGATTGGGTAATTTCACAGCCAGTATTTTTTGTGAGTGAAGAATTGGAAAAAGAAAAGCATCGATATTATGATTTGTTGAATGGGGTGCGAGGTCAACATCCTGATTGGGGTGCCTGGATTCTTTTTTTCTTGGAGGCTTCCAATCGTATGGCAGATCAACTGTTGAACAAATTGGCACAATCGGAGCAACTTGCAAAGGATGGACTCGATCTTTGTGAAACCGCTTCTGAGCGGCATGTTTGGCTCTATACGTTCACTGACCCTTCTACGACAGCGAAAAAAGCTGCAAATGCAACGGGAGTCTCAACCAATACGGCCAGAAAAGCCTTGAATGCCCTAGCGTCAAGAAGGCAAATTTATGCGGATCAGCAGAAAATGCGAAATGTGAAATATCGAAACTATGACCTGCTACGCATCTTACGAGATTAGACATAGAAGGGATCCTCCGAAACCCATCAGGTTTCGGAGGATCCCAAAAATATTTCCTTTGCCTCTTCCCGCAATTTGAACTTTTGGATTTTGCCCGATGCGGTCATCGGATAGCTGTCAACGAAAGTGATGTGTCTTGGAATTTTATGATGGGAAATGGAGCCGCGGCAAAAGTCTTTTATAGCTTCAACGGTTGCTTGTTGGCCTTCTTTTAATCGCACATAAGCTCCGATTTCTTCCCCGTATTTTTCATCGGCGACGCCTACGATTTGTACGTCTAAGATCGAGGGGTGGCGATATAAAAATTCTTCGATTTCACGCGGATAAATATTTTCCCCGCCGCGGATGATCATATCTTTCATTCGGCCGGTGACCGTGCAATAGCCGTGTTCATCCATCACAGCGAGATCACCGGTGTGAAGCCAGCCATCGGTGGTTAACACTTCAGCGGTCGCTTCCGGATCATTATAATAGCCTTTCATGACGTGGTATCCGCGTGTACAGAGTTCGCCTTGGGTCCCGGCGGGTACTTCTTTGTCCGTCCCGGGAGCGACGATTTTGACTTCCACATTCGGGAGTGCCCGGCCGACGGTTTCTGTTTTTCGTTCGAGTGAATCGTCGGTTCGCGTTTGCGTAATGACGGGTGACGATTCCGTCTGTCCGTAAGCAATGGTTACCTCATGGGCACCCATTCTGTCCATAACGGCTTTCATGACCTCAACCGGGCAGTTTGAGCCTGCCATAATCCCGGTGCGCAGCGCGGAAAAATCGTATTCAGCAAAATCGGGATGATTGAGTTCGGCGATGAACATGGTCGGCACTCCGTGAAGGCCGGTACATTTTTCTCGATGCACCGCCTCCATGACCATTTTAGGATCAAATTCCTCGACGATAACCATTGTCGTTCCTTTGTTGACACAAGCGAGTATTCCGAGTACACAACCGAAACAATGAAAAAAGGGAACGGGAATACAGAGACGATCCTCATGGGTGAGGTTCATACATTCGGCAATGTTCAAACCGTTGTTTACAATATTGGAATGGGTTAACATGACCCCTTTCGGAAATCCGGTCGTTCCGGAAGTATATTGCATATTGATGACTTCATCTTTATCGAGACTCGCCATGCGTTTATCCAGCGCATCTTCGGACACTGTATTTCCCGCTTCCAGAAGCGATTCCCACAAATAGATGCCGGGGTAATGTTCTTCGCCCCCGTCCACAATGATCACGCGTTTTAAATGCGGAAAGCGTTCCGATTGTAATCTTCCCGGCTCTGCTGTTTTTAGTTCAGGAACGAGCCTGTACAAAATGTCAATGTAAGACGTCGTCTTGAATGTCGGTTGTAAAATTAAGGTCGACGACTCCGATTGCGAGAGCAGGTAGGCGAGCTCTTCTTCCTGATAACTGGTGTTTACGGTAACAAGCACCGCCCCTGCTTTTCCGGTTGCGAATTGTGACACAAGCCACTCCGGTTTATTCGCCGTCCACACCGCAACATGATCCCCTTTTTCAATGCCGAGTGCCATCATTCCCCGGGCGGTTTGCCGGCATAAATCGTTAAACGTTCGATAGGAGAGACGCAAGTCGCGATCAGGATAGACGACCGCTTCTCTTTCTCCCTCGCGTTCGGCAATATTTTCCAACAGTCGTCCGGTTGTTACTTCTAGCAAATTCGCCATCATTTACCCCTCCTTAGTACATGAACACCTCCCTTTATCATTCGTGATGAAACGTCAAATTTCCTGCTAACGAAACGCCGCTTTCAAATAGAAATGACGCGTGATTAAATAATAGAGATATTGCAAAATGGCGTAGATAGAGATGACCATGACGCCGCTCCAGAACAAATTAACGTCAAGGATGCTTGCGAGCATGGCGTAGGCAAAACTGGCGTGCAGTGCACCGACAGCCAAAGGTACAAAGAAAAGGAATTTAATTTTATGCCCGAGAATTTTTCCTGCTTCTTTGCGGGTGATGCCAATACGGTTTAACGATAGCAACTGTTTTTTCGTATCTTCCAATTCCGTGAACAGTTTCAAATAGAGCATGCTTCCTTGCACGATAAAAAAGAGGACGCTGACGAATAACCCAATAAACAACGTTAAGGAAAATGTTTGCTGTAGCGCCTGAAAAGGCGGAGCCATCGTTTGGAGAAGGAAGGAGTCCTCGGCCTCTTCATCCAACGCATTGGAGACATCTACTTCATTTTCCCAGTCGACAAAATGATAACCTAACGCGCGAAGTTTTTCATCGTCCGTGTATTGAGAGGCATAGTGGAGAAAACTCACATCATTCATGACGACTTGAATTTGCCCCTGATTTGTTGTGCCGACAATCGCGTCTTCCGCTGTGCCGGCGATGTCCATGGTGGTTTGTTCTCCGTTCATGCCCATGTCTAACTGTTCCATGCCTTCAAAATCTTCCCATGGCCCAAACCCGAGCATGGGGGATGTGACAAATACTTCATCTTCTTCCAATTCCAAAGGGTCCAAACTTCGATAGGCGGCAATTTCGTTGTACTCGGTTTCCGGAAAGACAGCAACGACGCCTTTTTCGCCGGCGTCAAAGGAGACATCCGCACGGAGCATTTCTACGTCGAATGTGTATTCAATCTCCGTATCGTATTCTGCAATGATTTCTTCCGCCCGTTCCGGCTCAAGAATGGCATTTTCAGCCGCGCTTTCTTCCGTCCAAGTGACTGAAGCCGGTGTTTGCTCCATGACCATGTCAACCAAATATTCATTCGCAAGATATACCGTGCCGGCTGCGGTGAGCACGACGGCGGTGATCGTCGAGGTGAGGAAAAGCATACGTGCGTAATCCTTTAAGCGGAAAAGGATGTTCGTGCGTGTAACCAGGTGCGTTCCCTGCAACAATGATTTTCTTTTATATAAACGCTTGTAGACGGCGACGGTCCCTTGTGTGAACAAAAAGTAAGACCCGATCAGAACGAAGAAAAGAATCGGAAAGATTAACAAAAATGACAGTTCAATGCTCGCTGTGGCGGCTATAAAGTAACCGAAACCGAGAAACAAAAGCGCGATCACCGTTACTGTTATGGAAGAACGCGGCATTACTTTCGGTTTGCGGGCGTCCTGCAAAAAATCTTGAACGGTCTGCCCGCGCATTCTCCAAAAAGACAGCAGCGTCAACGTTTGAAACAACACGATGAAGCCAATCGCCGTAATAACGTAAGCCATCGGCACGAATTCGAAAGCGATCGGCGTTTCCGTATCAAGCATCGCGCTCATGAGCATCAGAAATAGTTTCGAAAACAATGTGCCAAGTCCAAGGCCAAACACAATCGCGAGTAAAGACGTGATCGTTTGCTCGAGGTAGATCAGCTTTCGTAACTGCCGCTTACTCATCCCAAACAGCGTCAATAAACCAAATTCCTGTGATCGGGTTTGCAAGAACGTGTTGTTTGAATAAGCGATAAAAAAGACCGAAAAAATCACGATAATCACCTGGGCAGCGATCATGCCGCTACGGACGGAATCTCCGGCCTGGATGTCCCCGCTCATGACCTCCGGATGCAAAATGAATTGCGCATAAATGAAGAAAATACTTACCGCGAACACACAACTGAGAAAATAAGCGGCATATTGCTGGGCATTCCCGGTTAAATTCTTACGTGCGAGGCGACGAATGTTCATGGAAATCACCTCCGAGGACAGAGAGCGTATCAAGAATGTTTTGGTAGAATGCCTGTTGGCGATCCCCTTTGCGAATTTCCGAGAAAAAGCGGCCGTCTTTGATGAATACGATGCGATCACAATAGCTCGCGACCGTCGGGTCATGGGTGACGGTAAAAATGGTCGCGCCTTGTTCGCCATTTATCGTCGTGAGTGTATCCATTACTTGTCGGGCTGATTTGGAATCAAGGTTCCCCGTCGGCTCATCGGCGAGAATCATCGTCGGATCGTGAATAATCGCACGTGCGCAAGCGGTACGCTGTTGCTGTCCGCCGGAAATTTCGGTGATGCGTTTTTCAAGAATATCCGTAATCCCCAGTTGTTCGGCGATTTCATTCAGACGTGTGTTCATTTTCTTGTGTGAATATTTATCGAGGGCGAGCGGCAACAAGATGTTTTCCCGGACGGTTAATGTATCGAGCAAGTTGAAATCCTGAAACACAAAGCCGAGTTGCCGACGCCTGAAAATCGCCAGTTGATTGTCGTTTAATGTCGTGGGGTCGGTGTCTTTGATGACCATTTTTCCCGATGTTGGCGCGTCGATTGTCGCGAGCATATTGAGCAACGTCGTCTTCCCGCTTCCCGACGGTCCCATTACCCCGATGAATTCCCCTTTGTCTACTTGCAGATGAAAATTGATTAAAGCTTGGTACGATAGCCCTTCTTTTTTCGGATAGTACGTTTTGCCGAGGGCATCGACTTCGAGTATCGGCATGTAGGCCACTCCTTTTCTGGATGTCTGTCTTTATTTTAAAAAAGAAGGCCGTCGGCTCCCATCGATTTACCTTTCAAATCATTCGTGAAATCTTACAATCTTGTCATCTGTCATGCAAAGTTCGTGAAGAAAAGCGAACGGTCATCGTCGTTCCTTCGCTGACTTGCGAATGGGCGTACAGAGAGTGGCCGAGCCGGTCGGTGATTATCCGGCTTAAATACAGTCCCATTCCGGTCGACTCCGTTTTTTTCCGGCCATTATCTCCGGTGAAAAACGGGGAGAAAATGTTCGGCAAGTCATGCGCGGGAATGCCGATGCCACGGTCTTGAATCTCTACGAGGGTGGCGTCCCCCTCTTTAAAGACGGCAATGGTGATGCGATCGCCCTTTCCTTGTTGGGAATAACGAAGCGCGTTCAGTAAAAGTTGGTGGAAAACGACGCGCAACCACTTTTGATCACTGTAAACGAATGGGTCCTTAGTGTCGACTCGGATTTCCGGGAAGAGATTTCGGCGTATAAACTGGCGTTTTTCTTCGTTGACGAGTTCGCGCAGTAACGCGACGACATCGACTTCATCGGCAACAAAATCAACGGCGAAATGGTCGAGCCTAGCCAAATGAAGCATGAGTTCAAGGCCGTGGCGAAAACGGTCGTTTTCGTCGTTGATTTCATCGAGAAACGTTTTCGATCCCTGGTCTTCAAGCTGTTGTTTTCCCTGCTGCGTTAAAAGCGAGATGACCGATACCGGTGTTTTCATGTGATGCACCCACTGGTTGACGAAAATTTGATGCTGCTCTTGCATCGCCTTGTAATGATCTAATTCTTCACGGTAGCGTTCCTGGTAACGGCGGAGCATACCGATGAACAGGAATGCCTCGCGCGATGGTACTTGCATCGTTTCCAATTCAAGCGCAGTTTCCAGCGGCAATGGGTTTCTTTTTTCCATTTCCAATAATTTTTTCAGTAACGGTCGTCTTCTTGCATAATCAATGGCCAGTCCCAAAAGCAAAAAAAATAGGGCAAGGAGCCCCATATAAGTGAATTCGCTCCATGGCTGTTCCAAGCCGGCAAACAGAAGAGACAAATAAGCGACGAGCACAATTGCAGCAGTGTTGATCACATAAAAAAGAATAAAAAGCACACGGTCTGCCAGGTAATGTCGAATCATTGTGCATCCTCCTGAGGTATTTGATGCATGATAGAGTAAACATATCATATTGGGGGAAGGGAGATCATCTATTTAGGAGCAATGGCCATGGGCGGGGATACATAGCGAGGAGTAGGGGAGGAGGGGTCTGGCATTTTTCATGCTTAATCTGTCATTTTGCCCCTTCGTCTTCTCGCCAATTAACATTTAATCGGTATCCTTGCCCGCGAATCGTCTGGATCGCATCGTGGATGCCCAATTCTTGCAGTCGTTTTCGCAATCGGTTCACGTTCACGGACAATGTGTTATCGTCCACGAAATCAACCTCATCCCAAAGCGCTTCAAGCAGGTCATCCCGGCTGACGATGCGGTCATGGGCTTCGCTTAATTTCCGGAATAAAGTGAACTCCTTTTTTGAAAGCTCGATGCGTTCGGAGTCGTACACCAATTCATTTTTTTCCGGATGAATAAAGAGACCGGCTAATTCCTCCGTTTGGCTATGGGCGTTGTTCAGGGCATACTCTCCGTAAGCTCTGCGCAAAACGCTTTTGATTTTCGCTGTGACAACATCGAGATGAAACGGTTTGGTAATATAATCATCGCCGCCGTTTTCAATCGCCATCACCTGGTTCATGTCATCCGTTCGTGCCGATATAAAAATAACTGGTACATTGGATACGCTCCTAATCTGTCGGCACCAATAAAAACCGTCGAAGTAAGGCAAGTTGATGTCTAGCAGGACGAGGTCGGGGTCTATTTTGACAAATTCTGCTTTAATGGCATATAACTGCTCTGCTGTACGGACGGAATACCCATAGCGCTCTAAGTGATCGCTAAGAATCCCGGCAATTTTATCATCGTCTTCTACGATAAGGATGGAATACATTTTTTACACCTCGATTATCGCTAACATATCTTTTTTCAGGCGCGTTGGTTATCCGTATTTTTCCAAAAAAGGGTTTAGACGAAAAGGGTATTAAACATACCGTTTGTTACATACATTTGCGGACTAATTTGGCATTCGCCAGCCATTACGGCTCCCAAAACCGGACCTGAGGACTCCTTTGGCTCCTGAGCGGCGATTTGAGTCCGCAGATCATGTTCCAGAGGACTCCTTTGGCTTCTGAGCGGCGATTTGAGTCCGCAGATCATGTTCCAGAGGACTCCTTTGACTTCTGAGCACTGTTTTGAGTCCGCAGATCATGTTCCAGAGGACTCCTTTGACTTCTGAGCACTGTTTTGAGTCCGCAGATCATGTTCCAGAGGACTCCTTTGGCTTCTGAGCGGCGATTTGAGTCCACAGATCATGTTCCAAAGGACTCCTTTGGCTTCTGAGCGGCGATTTGAGTCCGCAGGTCATGTTCCAGAGGACTCCTTTGACTTCTGAGCACTGTTTTGAGTCCGCAGATCATGTTCGAAAGGACTTATCTGATACTAAACAGTTTTCTTTTTCATGCCAGAAGGTATTTTAAGGTAAATCAACGCGCCTGATCTTTTTTATAAAATAAGCACCGTATCACTCAGAAAGCAATACCTAACGTGCTCCCGAGTTAGGTCGTCAAAACTCATGTTAGCGCCCTAATCCAGTTTTTAAAGCCACAACGACAGACGATCACTCATTACACTCGTGCTGCACTAGTGCAGAATGGCTTAAATAAATGGTCACCAACTATAAATTATGGTTCAAAAAAATATTGATGCCCTAACGGGAGGTCGCGGATGTCGTTAAGGCACGAACCGATCGGAATGATGCCCTAACGCGAGTTAGCAGATGTCGTTAGGTCGTCAACTTTGCTCTTCTTGTTCCTATGAGAGCAGTTCGTTCTCCGCCGGAGGGCATATCGCGATCCTTCCCCTCGATAGGTAGCGATAACACCTAAGAGAAACAATTTCTGGGATAGAGTACTAGCACATTTTTCACGATTAATCCACGGAATGTTTCCCCCGTTTCCAATAATAAATCGCAAGCTGGGTCCGATCCCGTAATTCGAGTTTATCCAGAATGACAGAAAGTGTGTTGCGCACAGTGCCGACACTCAAATATAGTTGCTCGGCGATTTCTTTATTGGACAGTCCTTGAGCGATGGCGGCGGCGATGTCATTTTCACGCTCGGTGAGACCGTCGAGTTCGTCGTATGCTCCAGGGTTCATGATTTCTTGCAAGACATCTGCGTCAAGTACTGAGCCGCCGGCCATTAAGGCGCGTATTTGCTGGGCCATATTCTCCACGGGCGTTGACTTCAGCAAGTACCCTTCCGCTCCTGCCTGAAGGGCGAGGCGGATATTCTGTTCATCTTTAAAGGTTGTCAGCATCATGATGCGAAGCTCCGGCGATTGCGACTTCAGCTGTTTCGTGCTTTCAATCCCATCCATGTTCGGCATGCGGATGTCCATGAGTACAACGTCCGGCAGCGTTGTTTCACTTTGCTCGATCGCTTCTTGGCCATCCGCTGCAAGGCCGATGACTTCAATATCCGATTCCTTTTCAAGTAATAATTTAAGGCTTTGGCGTACGAGTGGATCATCATCGACAATCAGGATCTTCATCGGTCTTCCTCCTCTTTTCCGAGCGGCAAAACACAGACGACGAGATGGCCGAAAGCTGTATCGACGGAAAGGCTGCCCCCGGCGGCTCGAGCGCGAAGCTTCAGATTTCTGAGTCCGGTGCCCTCGCTTGAATCGGTAGAAGCCGTGCCGTTATCTCGAACGCTCAGGCGAACGATCGAAGCGGTGACATCAAGCTGAACATCAACATTTGTCGCGTCACTGTGACGAGCAACGTTTGTAAGCGCTTCTTTTAAACAAGGCTCCAGCAAGCTCCAATAATGTACGGGAACTTGGCTCATATCTCCTGATTTTTGGAAGTTGGTATCGGCCTGGTTAAACTCATCTACGATATGCTCCAGTACGTCTGCTCCCATTCTCGTTACCGGGGTCATGTCATGGACAGTATCGCGAAGTCTCGCCGCACTTCTTGTGATCCTGAGCTTGATTTCCTGTAGCATCTCCTCGGCGTCTTTTCCTTCCAGGTGTTCGAAGGTGTCCATCGCCAGGCTTGCTCCGGTCAGATCATGGCCAACATGATCATGGAGGTCACGGGCAATGCGATTTCGTTCCGATAGTTCAGCAAGTTGTGCGGTCTGGCGATTGGCTTTGAGCAGTTCATTTTTCATATTTTCCAATTCATAGCGGGCATACCGCTCACGGTCGGCTTCCGAAATATACAAATCACGCTGTCTTTTCCATTGACGGGCGAGCAAGCCTAAAAACCCTGCTTGAAAAAGAAACCAGAAGAGGAAGACGGAGTATACGTCTCCGATTGGGATCAAAACGACAATTGGTATGATATATGCATATTTTCCCCTTAGGATACTTTCAAATAACGGGAGGGCGAAACCAAAGACACTGGCGCTCCAGACGGGGATAAATAGCGCGCAAATAATGATATCAATAAGTACAGTCCAGGCAGGCAGTTGAAAGCGCCAACGCAAGCAAACGAGGATGGCGAGTGAAACGATGAGTAAAAAGCTGATAATGCTTTCGGCTTGTATGGTCCATAAACTGAGAAGAAAAAGGATATTAATAAAACGCCATATGGT belongs to Salicibibacter cibi and includes:
- a CDS encoding response regulator transcription factor; amino-acid sequence: MKILIVDDDPLVRQSLKLLLEKESDIEVIGLAADGQEAIEQSETTLPDVVLMDIRMPNMDGIESTKQLKSQSPELRIMMLTTFKDEQNIRLALQAGAEGYLLKSTPVENMAQQIRALMAGGSVLDADVLQEIMNPGAYDELDGLTERENDIAAAIAQGLSNKEIAEQLYLSVGTVRNTLSVILDKLELRDRTQLAIYYWKRGKHSVD
- a CDS encoding sensor histidine kinase; amino-acid sequence: MRESFVTIWRFINILFLLSLWTIQAESIISFLLIVSLAILVCLRWRFQLPAWTVLIDIIICALFIPVWSASVFGFALPLFESILRGKYAYIIPIVVLIPIGDVYSVFLFWFLFQAGFLGLLARQWKRQRDLYISEADRERYARYELENMKNELLKANRQTAQLAELSERNRIARDLHDHVGHDLTGASLAMDTFEHLEGKDAEEMLQEIKLRITRSAARLRDTVHDMTPVTRMGADVLEHIVDEFNQADTNFQKSGDMSQVPVHYWSLLEPCLKEALTNVARHSDATNVDVQLDVTASIVRLSVRDNGTASTDSSEGTGLRNLKLRARAAGGSLSVDTAFGHLVVCVLPLGKEEEDR